A single window of Corythoichthys intestinalis isolate RoL2023-P3 chromosome 21, ASM3026506v1, whole genome shotgun sequence DNA harbors:
- the LOC130909358 gene encoding piggyBac transposable element-derived protein 4-like isoform X1 has translation MWKMDARTTAAAERSSEELCGGKVLFHRLEDESQAHRPERQETFRIKEEEDSPYIKLEGEEFLHIKAEEEEFVHMKEEEHFFTVGNSHIEEQHQHQPLKKKEEDPPYVTEEADITKLTAVRKSHDHEWQEPESHGIKEEVELPQIKQEEPEPPQQQQREMQLPIIKEEEEKAYIYKDLSEVSRGPLSSSRPSTGFLADNLIAPLSEGTGSEDSLHLDASSESLEEFEENSPGPWMPEEEEDDDEERKMEDEDDGGGESEEEEGCGDEHHVEADNENDGDQGGDHNEWLSKNQKILWSPNHEVARPYVPPPIPTPGPTLYAVARISSPETAFDLFFNEGIIQRILDMTNLQGRRSVNSWNTLTVEELRTYLGLLILAGIYKAKHEPTISLWDKESGRPIFSKTMAHGRFCQINRTISFDDRLLRPQRHHQNKMSPISDIWNMWNALLPKMYNLGREICIDEQLVSFSGRCSFRQYMPSKPAKYGLKIWTLCDVRTSYAWSMQMYTGKPPGGQREQDQEMRVVLDLCSPLEGHILTTDNFFTSFPLAAELKKKKMALVGTIRKNKAELPPHLVKVTGREVLSSLFAFSKDHTLVSYVPKKEKNFLILSTRHTEPEVMKTGKKKPKVIHDYNKTKGAVDHLDQACATYSCRRRAVSWPLCVFFHMVDISSYNAFVLFTEIYPDWNMKKSYKRRLFLEELGKALIRPEVLKREAPPSAEGLVEQAEQRPGPPSKRKQCSLCTKPLRASNICAKCGTYICRNHMKTHCMKC, from the exons ATGAAAGCCAAGCACATCGTCCTGAGCGTCAGGAGACTTTTCGCATCAAAGAGGAGGAAGATTCGCCGTACATAAAGTTGGAGGGAGAAGAGTTTCTCCACATTAAAGCAGAAGAGGAAGAGTTTGTACACATGAAAGAGGAGGAGCATTTCTTCACAGTTGGAAACTCTCACATTGAGGAGCAGCACCAACATCAGCCCCTCAAAAAGAAGGAGGAAGACCCTCCATACGTTACAGAGGAGGCGGACATCACCAAATTGACTG CTGTCAGAAAATCTCATGATCATGAGTGGCAGGAGCCTGAATCACATGGCATTAAAGAAGAAGTGgagctcccccaaatcaaaCAGGAAGAACCTGAACCACCTCAACAGCAACAAAGAGAAATGCAGCTTCCAATCATtaaggaggaggaagagaagGCATACATTTATAAAGATCTGAGCGAGGTCAGCAGAGGGCCTCTGAGCAGCAGTCGGCCCTCAACAGGATTCCTAGCAGACAACCTCATCGCTCCACTATCAG AAGGTACTGGTTCCGAAGACAGCCTACATTTGGACGCTTCTTCGGAGAGCTTGGAAGAGTTTGAAGAAAATTCTCCCGGACCTTGGATGccggaggaggaagaggatgaTGACGAGGAGCGGAAAATGGAAGACGAAGATGATGGCGGAGGTGAGAGCGAGGAGGAGGAGGGGTGCGGAGATGAACACCATGTTGAAGCAGATAATGAAAATGATGGCGATCAGGGCGGAGACCATAATGAGTGGCTTTCAAAAAATCAAAAGATATTATGGTCTCCCAATCACGAGGTGGCCAGACCTTATGTCCCCCCTCCCATTCCTACCCCCGGGCCAACCCTCTACGCAGTGGCCAGAATAAGCAGCCCCGAAACTGcgtttgatttatttttcaacGAGGGCATCATACAACGGATTTTGGACATGACAAACCTCCAAGGACGCAGGTCAGTCAATTCTTGGAACACACTGACTGTCGAGGAGCTGCGAACTTATTTGGGGCTACTGATTCTGGCAGGGATATACAAAGCGAAGCACGAGCCAACGATCAGCCTATGGGACAAAGAGAGTGGAAGGCCCATCTTTTCAAAAACTATGGCCCATGGACGTTTTTGCCAAATCAACCGGACAATTAGTTTTGATGACAGACTCCTCAGGCCACAACGTCAccaccaaaataaaatgtcCCCTATCAGTGACATATGGAATATGTGGAACGCCCTGTTGCCGAAAATGTACAACCTTGGCAGGGAGATATGCATTGATGAGCAGTTGGTTTCATTTTCGGGCCGCTGCTCATTTCGGCAATATATGCCATCCAAGCCGGCTAAATATGGCCTGAAAATATGGACACTGTGCGATGTCCGCACTTCATACGCCTGGAGCATGCAAATGTACACAGGAAAGCCTCCTGGAGGCCAGAGAGAACAGGACCAGGAGATGAGGGTGGTTTTGGACCTATGTTCCCCATTGGAGGGCCACATACTGACCACAGAtaattttttcacctctttcccCCTGGCAGctgaacttaaaaaaaaaaaaatggcattggTAGGAACAATCCGCAAAAACAAGGCAGAGCTTCCTCCACATCTTGTGAAGGTGACTGGCAGAGAGGTCCTTTCCAGCCTTTTTGCTTTTTCAAAAGATCACACGTTGGTCTCCTATGTTCCAAAGAAAGAGAAAAATTTCCTGATCTTGAGCACGCGGCACACAGAACCGGAAGTGATGAAGACAGGAAAGAAAAAACCAAAAGTCATTCATGACTACAACAAGACCAAAGGGGCTGTGGATCATCTAGACCAG GCCTGTGCCACATACTCCTGCCGCCGGCGCGCAGTCAGTTGGCctctgtgtgtgttttttcacaTGGTGGACATTTCGTCCTACAATGCATTTGTGCTTTTCACGGAGATCTACCCAGACTGGAACATGAAGAAAAGCTACAAGCGGCGACTTTTCCTTGAGGAACTAGGCAAGGCTCTAATTCGGCCTGAAGTTCTGAAACGGGAAGCACCGCCCTCTGCCGAAGGCTTGGTGGAGCAGGCAGAGCAGCGACCTGGACCCCCGTCTAAGCGCAAACAATGTAGCCTTTGCACAAAGCCACTTCGGGCTTCAAACATCTGTGCAAAATGTGGAACTTACATTTGCAGAAACCACATGAAGACCCATTGCATGAAATgttaa